From Verrucomicrobiota bacterium, the proteins below share one genomic window:
- a CDS encoding HAMP domain-containing sensor histidine kinase, producing the protein MKIRPIHLAWLLLFCSTIAIGVVAFWLLNREAERIEDLARDTLVSRAAAASDNLAVLVSEIQNGVTESLIALENAGDQQAALARLVASNPFAVAGFAQRESDGVTFWYGDRGDLPDPSQVLDLALLSEEEKQVLAAISPRNRDSPSSDLERSGAAREELAPTDGFVSSFSPQLKSRVKVGSSVAEEVETEDEGFSGDGTSETNRIALQEQLAVVRGLNMANRKQILEPEADALIPIEEEPSVSLASQSQLEESKLSSDEAALNEVELSLQIDSFTYGDYSVPEPPLAGWIVIPENNPLEQLGWVRFATNDFLLGVWLDPVALESELKKTLFLNETDGLRLRLQSPSGGEIVGSVEKTVSSLGERNYEEVTLSVGSSLAGWSLEALQVGTNPFGSGFRVLGAVIVVGLGLAILLSGSLLLRQSRIDALEAQRKTTFVANVSHELKTPLTGIRMFAEMLSEEKVEDPAKKARYLERISSETQRLSRLVNNVLDFSRLDRNDRKFRVEPTNLETAITEIVESHRSRLLQEGLKVELSFEDRIPKVNADGDALEQVLVNLLDNAAKYAASGEKVRIEVRQVRDRVQLEVVDFGPGIPSKEKARVFNAFHRVDDRLTAEQSGCGLGLSIAARLARGMSAQLELMENQPSGCRFRLSFPTMAEEKR; encoded by the coding sequence ATGAAGATTCGGCCCATCCATCTCGCTTGGCTCCTATTGTTCTGTTCAACGATAGCAATTGGCGTAGTGGCTTTTTGGTTGTTGAACCGCGAGGCCGAACGAATCGAGGATCTGGCTCGGGATACCCTGGTGAGCCGTGCTGCGGCGGCCTCGGATAACCTCGCGGTGCTGGTCAGTGAGATTCAAAACGGGGTTACAGAATCATTGATTGCTCTTGAGAATGCAGGGGATCAGCAAGCTGCTTTGGCCAGACTAGTTGCCTCCAATCCATTTGCGGTGGCTGGTTTTGCCCAACGGGAAAGCGATGGGGTTACGTTCTGGTATGGGGATCGGGGGGATTTACCGGATCCGTCGCAGGTGCTGGATTTGGCATTGTTGTCTGAGGAAGAGAAGCAGGTTCTTGCGGCGATTTCTCCGCGAAACCGGGATTCTCCATCGTCCGACCTTGAGAGATCGGGGGCGGCGAGGGAGGAGTTGGCTCCGACCGACGGTTTCGTTTCGTCCTTTTCCCCACAGTTGAAGAGCAGGGTAAAGGTCGGCTCGAGTGTTGCCGAAGAGGTTGAGACCGAAGATGAAGGCTTTTCCGGGGACGGAACATCCGAGACTAATCGTATAGCCCTTCAGGAGCAGTTGGCTGTCGTCCGTGGACTCAATATGGCCAACCGCAAGCAGATTCTGGAGCCTGAAGCAGACGCCCTGATTCCGATTGAGGAGGAACCGTCGGTATCCTTAGCGTCACAAAGCCAACTCGAAGAGTCGAAACTCTCGAGTGATGAGGCCGCTCTCAACGAGGTGGAACTATCCTTGCAAATTGATTCTTTTACCTACGGAGACTACTCCGTTCCGGAGCCACCGTTGGCTGGCTGGATCGTGATTCCAGAGAACAATCCGCTCGAACAATTAGGGTGGGTTCGTTTTGCTACCAATGATTTCTTGTTAGGGGTCTGGTTGGATCCCGTGGCGTTGGAGTCTGAGCTAAAGAAGACTCTTTTTCTTAATGAGACGGACGGATTGCGACTTCGTTTACAAAGCCCGTCCGGCGGCGAGATTGTGGGTTCGGTCGAGAAAACCGTCTCGTCTCTGGGCGAGCGTAATTACGAGGAGGTCACTCTTAGTGTTGGGAGTTCTCTTGCAGGCTGGTCTTTGGAAGCACTCCAAGTGGGGACGAATCCTTTCGGTTCGGGGTTTAGGGTGCTGGGTGCGGTCATCGTTGTCGGCTTGGGGCTCGCGATTTTGCTCTCCGGAAGTCTTCTTCTTCGGCAATCGAGAATAGATGCTTTGGAGGCACAGCGGAAGACGACCTTTGTGGCGAATGTTTCTCATGAGCTCAAAACACCGCTTACGGGAATCCGGATGTTTGCCGAAATGCTTTCCGAAGAGAAGGTTGAGGATCCGGCAAAAAAGGCTCGCTACCTCGAAAGAATATCTTCGGAAACTCAGCGATTGAGCCGACTGGTGAACAACGTGCTCGATTTTAGCCGATTGGATCGAAACGACCGCAAGTTTCGTGTTGAGCCAACGAATCTAGAAACAGCGATTACTGAAATCGTAGAGTCGCATCGCTCGAGGTTGCTGCAAGAAGGATTAAAGGTAGAGCTCTCTTTCGAAGATCGAATTCCGAAGGTGAATGCGGATGGAGATGCGCTCGAACAGGTTCTTGTCAACCTCTTGGATAACGCGGCAAAGTACGCGGCTTCCGGGGAAAAGGTGCGAATTGAGGTTCGGCAGGTTCGGGATCGGGTTCAGCTCGAGGTAGTTGATTTTGGACCGGGAATTCCGTCCAAGGAAAAGGCGAGGGTATTCAATGCCTTTCACCGAGTGGATGACCGTTTGACGGCGGAGCAGTCGGGGTGTGGTCTGGGGTTAAGCATCGCAGCGAGGCTCGCAAGGGGGATGAGCGCTCAACTTGAGCTTATGGAGAATCAGCCGAGCGGCTGTCGCTTTCGCTTAAGCTTCCCAACAATGGCAGAGGAGAAACGATGA
- a CDS encoding response regulator transcription factor gives MSSERYRILVAEDDQSIRMGLIDALEAEGYGVVAVSNGDDALRQFRQEEPDLLLLDVMMPRKSGYDVCREVRSSNEAVPILMLTAKGEEIDKVLGLELGADDYITKPFGVRELLARVAAALRRVRINSASMESSAPEEAFRFGGVEVEPSLREIRNGNKTIPLTEMEYRLLLVFHRCPNRALTRDQLLNEAWGIDYLGTTRTLDQHVSQLRKKIEPTPGKPVFLITVHGRGYRYRTSD, from the coding sequence ATGAGTAGCGAAAGATACCGCATCCTAGTCGCGGAAGATGATCAGAGTATCCGAATGGGTTTGATCGACGCGCTTGAGGCAGAGGGCTACGGTGTGGTTGCAGTGTCTAATGGAGACGATGCACTTCGCCAATTTCGTCAGGAAGAACCGGATCTCCTCCTTTTGGATGTCATGATGCCTCGGAAGAGTGGTTACGATGTATGTCGCGAAGTGCGTTCCTCCAACGAAGCGGTTCCCATTCTGATGCTGACCGCGAAAGGGGAAGAAATCGATAAGGTGCTCGGTTTGGAATTGGGTGCCGATGATTACATTACGAAACCATTTGGGGTTCGGGAGCTTCTCGCGCGAGTCGCAGCGGCCCTTAGACGTGTTCGGATCAATAGTGCGAGTATGGAATCAAGTGCACCTGAAGAGGCTTTCCGCTTTGGAGGGGTTGAGGTGGAGCCTTCGCTCCGAGAGATAAGGAATGGGAATAAGACCATCCCACTAACGGAGATGGAGTATCGTCTACTACTGGTTTTTCACCGGTGTCCGAATCGGGCTCTTACTCGTGACCAGTTGCTCAATGAGGCCTGGGGAATCGATTATTTGGGGACTACCCGCACCCTCGACCAGCACGTGTCGCAGCTGAGGAAGAAAATCGAGCCGACCCCCGGAAAACCGGTGTTTCTGATCACGGTTCATGGAAGAGGCTATCGGTATAGGACCTCTGACTGA
- a CDS encoding YHS domain-containing (seleno)protein has protein sequence MKKLLFPLFLILAQAASAIEPINETFFGGVAIKGYDPVAYFVDDKPLKGSKEFQTEWNGAKWRFANEENLKAFEEDPEKYAPQFGGYCAWAVSQGYTADIDPEAWTIVDGKLYLNYNKEIQERWEADKENFIKKGAEEWEKLKPKD, from the coding sequence ATGAAAAAACTCCTTTTTCCTCTCTTCTTGATTCTCGCCCAAGCAGCCTCAGCCATCGAACCGATCAATGAGACTTTTTTCGGCGGAGTAGCGATCAAAGGATACGATCCGGTCGCTTACTTCGTGGACGACAAACCACTCAAGGGTAGCAAAGAGTTTCAAACCGAGTGGAACGGTGCGAAGTGGCGGTTTGCGAATGAGGAGAATTTGAAGGCTTTTGAAGAAGATCCTGAGAAGTACGCGCCTCAGTTCGGTGGCTATTGTGCCTGGGCGGTTTCGCAGGGGTATACGGCTGATATTGATCCGGAGGCATGGACCATTGTGGATGGGAAGCTTTACTTGAACTACAACAAGGAGATCCAGGAAAGATGGGAAGCGGACAAAGAGAATTTCATCAAAAAGGGCGCCGAAGAGTGGGAGAAACTGAAACCCAAAGATTGA
- a CDS encoding pirin family protein: MITKNTLVTRSEERGKTQIDWLDSKHSFSFGGFYDPQRSSFGPLRVLNEDRVAPGGGFSPHPHRDMEIVSIVLDGQLEHKDSLGNGRVIETGDIQYMSAGSGLVHGEFNPSQTKPVHFLQIWIEPEEKGLPPHYEDRKLLPSAPNQWSLVLSKDGRADSIAIRNDIELRSAVLEDAATLTHEGSQSYQKQWLFVIRGSVSVSSTNLDSGDSLAISGESSVEVTHRGSEKAEILLFSLPMEKA, translated from the coding sequence ATGATCACGAAAAACACCCTTGTTACCCGTAGCGAAGAGCGCGGGAAGACCCAAATCGACTGGCTGGACAGCAAACATAGCTTCTCCTTTGGCGGCTTCTATGATCCTCAGAGAAGTAGTTTCGGTCCTCTCCGGGTTCTCAACGAAGATAGGGTAGCCCCCGGGGGTGGATTCTCTCCACATCCACACCGGGATATGGAAATCGTCAGCATTGTGCTCGACGGTCAACTCGAGCACAAGGACAGCCTTGGAAACGGACGGGTCATTGAGACGGGCGACATCCAGTATATGTCGGCTGGAAGTGGTTTGGTCCACGGCGAGTTCAATCCTTCTCAGACGAAGCCGGTCCACTTCCTCCAGATCTGGATCGAACCAGAGGAGAAGGGACTGCCGCCTCACTATGAAGACCGCAAACTCCTCCCATCGGCGCCAAACCAATGGAGTCTCGTCCTCTCCAAAGATGGCAGGGCAGATTCGATCGCAATCCGCAACGATATCGAGCTCCGCTCCGCTGTCCTCGAAGACGCTGCCACCCTTACGCACGAGGGATCGCAATCCTATCAAAAACAGTGGCTATTTGTCATTCGTGGAAGCGTCTCCGTCAGCTCTACCAACTTGGATAGCGGCGACAGTCTCGCAATCAGCGGGGAATCATCCGTCGAAGTAACCCACAGAGGCTCCGAGAAGGCTGAAATTCTCCTGTTCAGTCTCCCGATGGAGAAGGCCTGA
- a CDS encoding MarR family transcriptional regulator yields MAKIYRNSGPHLFLLFWKASHSILEFDRRSIQRAGCDSLTDFAVLEVLLHKGSLPVNEIGEKVLLTSGSITTAVQRLEKKGLVTRIRADFDKRVVKVDLTANGRELIEESFEKHSSHLDELFSVLTGEEKEVFASLVRKVGIEAEKRR; encoded by the coding sequence ATGGCTAAAATTTATCGCAACTCTGGCCCTCACTTGTTTCTGCTCTTTTGGAAGGCATCTCACTCAATCCTGGAATTTGATCGCAGAAGTATCCAGCGCGCGGGATGTGACTCGCTTACAGACTTTGCGGTGCTTGAGGTCCTCCTTCACAAGGGCTCCCTGCCGGTCAATGAAATCGGGGAGAAAGTCCTCCTCACCAGTGGATCGATCACCACTGCAGTGCAAAGGCTTGAAAAAAAGGGGCTTGTCACACGAATCCGGGCAGATTTCGACAAACGAGTCGTTAAAGTCGATTTGACTGCGAACGGGCGGGAGCTCATCGAAGAGAGCTTCGAAAAGCATTCCTCCCACCTGGACGAGCTATTTTCCGTGCTTACTGGAGAAGAAAAGGAAGTTTTCGCCTCCTTAGTGCGGAAAGTAGGCATTGAAGCTGAAAAACGACGATAG
- a CDS encoding 3-deoxy-D-arabino-heptulosonate 7-phosphate synthase, whose amino-acid sequence MIIPRENRLTPEQIEEVTAIVSDFGCHIQEIVGAHRNIYAILGDESHELMFNRLIGLDYVDRVDHIESAYRLLDRDSELARQDLSLAGISLGEEPLLIAGPCTVDPKEPSFTLETANMVKEAGAHLLRGGVWKPRTMPYAYQGDDKALSVLIEARAQTGLPLVVEVMDEKQLQLALEAKVEVLQIGTRNALNYSLLKAIGHFSANTDSWILLKRGRHMSGPDEFLAAAEYLAAEGNPRILLCPRGTTPELTGYRNHPDESITPLLKEKTWAPVVCDPSHSTGRASYVPSAALAAIAYGADGLALEAHINPKKGIGDDPKQALDQRELESILRLVRDFWALRHEKK is encoded by the coding sequence ATGATCATACCCAGGGAAAACCGCCTCACCCCGGAACAAATTGAAGAGGTTACCGCTATCGTAAGCGACTTCGGCTGTCACATTCAGGAAATTGTCGGAGCGCACCGCAACATTTACGCGATCCTTGGCGATGAAAGCCACGAGCTGATGTTCAATCGCCTCATTGGCTTGGATTATGTCGACCGGGTCGATCATATCGAGTCCGCCTACCGTCTTCTCGATCGCGACTCCGAACTGGCGCGCCAAGATCTTAGCTTGGCAGGAATCTCCCTCGGGGAGGAGCCTCTTCTTATTGCAGGACCCTGCACCGTGGACCCGAAAGAACCATCCTTCACTCTCGAAACGGCCAATATGGTCAAAGAGGCTGGAGCACATCTTCTCCGCGGCGGTGTCTGGAAACCGAGAACCATGCCTTACGCCTACCAAGGAGATGACAAAGCCCTGTCGGTTCTCATCGAGGCAAGAGCCCAGACCGGATTGCCCCTGGTGGTTGAGGTTATGGACGAAAAACAACTCCAACTAGCCCTTGAAGCAAAAGTAGAGGTTCTTCAAATTGGGACCCGCAACGCACTGAACTACTCCCTCTTGAAAGCAATTGGACATTTCTCGGCAAACACCGATTCCTGGATACTTCTCAAAAGGGGTCGCCACATGAGTGGACCCGATGAATTTCTTGCCGCAGCGGAATACCTCGCTGCCGAGGGCAACCCCCGCATACTCCTCTGTCCGAGGGGCACCACGCCAGAGCTTACGGGCTACCGAAATCACCCGGATGAATCCATCACTCCCCTTTTAAAGGAAAAGACGTGGGCACCAGTCGTCTGCGATCCCTCCCACTCCACAGGTCGCGCGTCCTATGTTCCCTCTGCCGCCCTCGCCGCAATTGCCTATGGTGCCGACGGTCTGGCCCTCGAGGCCCACATCAATCCGAAAAAAGGTATCGGTGACGATCCGAAGCAGGCCCTCGATCAACGAGAGCTCGAGAGCATTCTTCGACTAGTGAGAGATTTTTGGGCCCTTCGACACGAAAAGAAGTAG
- a CDS encoding cyclic nucleotide-binding domain-containing protein, with amino-acid sequence MATFRPFEDHRTVNALLPRISLFGGMTEEQRERFLHKFQVADFSTGEVIIDQGKQSSHVFVILSGRVDLMLSNEKASMKKREFGPGDCFGEAALLSLTNQEASFVASEPCEILGLPRTWLLTLHRDEPDVFLHLVLNLARELARKLQFTDRLLLSEYPAE; translated from the coding sequence ATGGCAACTTTCCGGCCTTTCGAAGATCATAGAACGGTGAATGCGCTGCTTCCGCGGATTTCACTTTTCGGCGGAATGACAGAGGAGCAACGAGAACGGTTTCTCCATAAGTTCCAGGTCGCAGATTTCTCAACAGGGGAGGTCATTATTGATCAGGGTAAGCAATCCAGCCATGTCTTTGTGATTCTATCCGGAAGAGTGGATCTGATGCTCTCCAACGAAAAGGCCTCGATGAAAAAGCGTGAGTTCGGTCCGGGTGATTGTTTCGGCGAAGCAGCACTTCTCTCGTTGACCAATCAAGAGGCTTCTTTTGTAGCCAGTGAACCCTGCGAGATTTTGGGCCTACCCCGAACATGGCTCCTCACTCTCCACAGGGATGAACCGGATGTCTTTTTGCACCTTGTGCTCAATCTAGCCCGGGAATTGGCTCGGAAACTTCAATTTACAGACCGACTTCTCCTCTCCGAATATCCCGCCGAATAG
- a CDS encoding solute carrier family 23 protein codes for MFIPRLLGVGSELKRPPELLFWLDERPSFGKLIFLGLQYVVVICPYLVLVAIVANAAGLDSSHSVQLVGMSMVAIVLHSFIQTFRFGPIGSGFLAPPVVSAIYLPAALGAAAKGGIPLVIGMIIFAGICEVSFSRIVARLRKVFPAVVSGIILMSVGIELGKISLGIAFDERLFQKPNFGQIEIVFFGTVTLMVALSVWGKGYFRLFCALIGIFAGYCLAGVLGLIPASLTTTFSDSPIFQIPFVVPKEIHFDWTYLFPFALAGVASGLRTTGVLATCQQINDASGSKLDTKRLEGGVLADGIGCAIGGVFASPGLSVSPSLIGVEKASGVTSRSVIFGITFWLLVLACLPKLAALIVHMPQPVMGAVLFFNGSFMFVGGMQVAFRRPVTIRETFTIGFSTLLVIGVTLYGDFFSGFPEWVKPIASSPIAVGTLSAVFLNLFFLIARRRKGVIELTDKEPSETKIHFREFFEKEAEEWKIPKVEFEQIRDSVIDLVDQIVSANANESPVRLAFEYDDFDLKIKVSYKGELIRTRTPRSALDPIEEQAFISGLSGWLSDVRADKVEPFVDGDRCRIRLTYFLG; via the coding sequence GTGTTTATCCCCAGACTGTTGGGTGTGGGATCTGAATTGAAGCGGCCGCCAGAGCTCCTGTTTTGGCTCGATGAAAGGCCGTCTTTTGGGAAGCTGATTTTTCTCGGTCTCCAGTATGTGGTCGTTATCTGCCCCTATCTCGTGCTGGTTGCGATTGTAGCAAACGCAGCGGGTCTCGATTCCAGCCATTCGGTTCAGTTAGTCGGAATGAGCATGGTGGCTATCGTCCTCCATTCGTTCATTCAAACCTTCAGGTTCGGACCTATCGGATCCGGCTTTCTGGCACCTCCCGTTGTCTCCGCTATCTATCTACCTGCAGCGCTGGGAGCAGCTGCGAAAGGTGGGATTCCACTGGTGATCGGGATGATCATTTTCGCGGGTATTTGTGAAGTGTCGTTTTCCCGGATTGTGGCGCGGTTGAGAAAAGTTTTCCCAGCGGTTGTATCGGGGATTATTCTCATGTCGGTCGGCATCGAACTGGGAAAAATCTCATTGGGGATTGCCTTCGATGAACGGTTGTTCCAGAAGCCAAACTTTGGACAGATCGAGATCGTATTTTTTGGAACGGTCACGTTGATGGTCGCCCTAAGCGTTTGGGGGAAGGGTTATTTTCGCTTGTTTTGCGCGTTGATTGGGATTTTTGCCGGTTATTGTCTCGCAGGGGTGTTGGGTCTAATCCCCGCCTCGCTCACAACGACTTTCTCGGACTCGCCGATATTCCAGATTCCCTTCGTTGTTCCCAAGGAGATCCACTTCGACTGGACGTACCTTTTCCCTTTCGCACTTGCTGGTGTCGCGTCGGGGTTGCGGACGACCGGAGTGCTGGCGACCTGCCAGCAGATCAATGATGCTTCGGGGTCGAAGTTGGATACCAAACGTCTCGAGGGAGGGGTTCTAGCCGACGGTATCGGATGCGCTATTGGAGGGGTCTTTGCCTCACCCGGTCTGAGTGTGAGCCCCAGTTTGATCGGTGTAGAGAAGGCGTCTGGCGTGACTAGCCGCAGCGTGATTTTTGGCATTACTTTCTGGCTTCTCGTCCTCGCCTGCCTGCCCAAGTTAGCCGCTTTAATCGTTCACATGCCTCAGCCGGTCATGGGCGCCGTTCTATTTTTTAACGGCTCGTTTATGTTTGTTGGAGGAATGCAAGTGGCCTTTCGGAGGCCGGTCACTATCCGTGAGACCTTTACGATTGGATTCTCCACCTTGTTGGTGATTGGGGTAACCCTCTATGGAGACTTCTTCAGCGGTTTTCCGGAATGGGTGAAGCCCATTGCAAGCTCGCCGATTGCCGTGGGAACGCTTTCGGCGGTTTTCCTCAATTTGTTTTTCCTAATTGCTCGGAGAAGAAAGGGTGTGATCGAGCTCACGGACAAAGAGCCCTCAGAAACCAAGATCCATTTTAGGGAGTTTTTTGAGAAGGAGGCAGAGGAGTGGAAAATACCTAAGGTCGAATTCGAGCAGATACGGGATTCAGTGATTGATCTGGTCGACCAGATCGTATCCGCGAATGCAAACGAGTCTCCTGTTCGGCTGGCTTTTGAGTATGACGACTTTGACCTAAAAATTAAGGTTTCTTACAAGGGAGAATTGATTCGGACCCGTACTCCTCGGAGTGCTCTTGATCCGATCGAGGAGCAAGCATTTATCAGCGGGTTGTCCGGCTGGCTTTCCGACGTGAGAGCGGACAAGGTGGAGCCTTTCGTGGATGGGGATCGCTGTAGGATTCGGCTGACCTATTTCCTCGGATGA
- a CDS encoding type II toxin-antitoxin system Phd/YefM family antitoxin translates to MITRKKEQAVVVISLKDHGALQETAYFLRTPANANRLIASIEAAEKGDRIGSLGAGNPVNPPIK, encoded by the coding sequence GTGATTACGCGAAAAAAAGAACAAGCGGTCGTCGTGATCTCGCTTAAGGATCACGGAGCCCTTCAGGAAACGGCCTATTTTCTTCGAACCCCAGCCAATGCAAACCGTTTGATCGCATCTATTGAGGCCGCCGAAAAAGGAGATCGGATCGGATCACTTGGCGCTGGCAACCCTGTGAATCCGCCCATCAAATAG
- a CDS encoding SRPBCC family protein — MPAFGVSKSIEIAASKETIFELVRDFRRWPEWSPWLRAEADCPLVFAPDGESYEWNGKIIGAGKAIRVASIDGQQIDLRLEFIRPFKSTAEVTFSFEETSEGTRVTWEMAGSLPFFLFWMKPMMVGFIGMDYDNGLQLLKDLAEAGSVPLKLEFVGVENYPAAPFLGRSGEASLTAVGPVLQREMELLGLSCDEAGISPEGPPFSIYHEFNPGKDICTFTVGVPFSGSLPSTLDPGIRKGQIQEGNVYKTIVTGPYRHLGTAWSAAMTHARSKVFPWDKKSPPFEIYESDPSKTEEEDIRTVILIPAK; from the coding sequence ATGCCAGCATTTGGAGTCAGCAAATCCATCGAGATAGCTGCATCAAAAGAGACTATCTTTGAGCTAGTCCGGGACTTCCGCCGGTGGCCCGAATGGTCTCCTTGGCTCCGAGCCGAGGCAGACTGTCCATTGGTCTTCGCTCCTGATGGTGAGAGCTACGAATGGAACGGTAAGATCATTGGAGCCGGTAAAGCAATCCGTGTCGCTTCGATAGATGGCCAGCAAATCGATCTACGCCTTGAATTTATTCGCCCTTTTAAATCTACCGCCGAGGTGACCTTTTCCTTCGAGGAGACTTCGGAGGGAACCCGGGTGACGTGGGAGATGGCAGGCAGCCTGCCCTTTTTCCTCTTCTGGATGAAGCCAATGATGGTTGGTTTTATCGGAATGGATTACGACAATGGGTTGCAGTTGTTGAAAGACCTCGCAGAAGCCGGTTCCGTTCCTTTGAAGTTGGAGTTTGTCGGCGTCGAGAACTACCCAGCGGCCCCTTTTCTCGGTCGATCCGGAGAAGCTTCCCTTACAGCGGTAGGGCCGGTTCTCCAGCGGGAAATGGAGCTGTTGGGTCTCAGCTGTGATGAAGCGGGAATCTCTCCCGAAGGACCCCCCTTTAGCATCTATCACGAATTCAACCCAGGGAAAGACATCTGCACCTTCACCGTGGGGGTGCCCTTCAGCGGATCTCTTCCAAGCACGCTGGATCCCGGAATCCGCAAAGGCCAGATCCAGGAAGGGAATGTCTACAAAACGATTGTCACCGGACCTTACCGTCACCTGGGGACAGCCTGGTCAGCAGCGATGACCCACGCCCGATCCAAAGTATTCCCATGGGATAAAAAGTCGCCTCCTTTCGAAATCTACGAAAGCGACCCAAGCAAAACGGAGGAGGAGGATATTCGAACAGTTATCCTGATTCCTGCGAAGTAA
- the hisB gene encoding imidazoleglycerol-phosphate dehydratase HisB, with amino-acid sequence MAEKRIGAKTRETAETRISVEWNLDGTAQSKIETGVPFFDHMLTLFAVHGLFDLEVKADGDVEVDYHHLVEDLGIVMGDCFREAVGDKAGIKRYGSFFLPMDETLVRVAVDVSNRPWLEYDLPASPGFVKDFNVGLFREFFQGFVNQARINLHIRRECGVEPHHLAEAAFKGTARSLDEATQIDPRRGGAIPSSKETLND; translated from the coding sequence ATGGCTGAAAAAAGAATAGGCGCGAAGACACGCGAGACCGCGGAAACCCGGATTTCCGTAGAGTGGAATCTGGACGGAACCGCCCAGTCAAAGATTGAGACAGGAGTGCCCTTTTTCGACCACATGCTCACATTGTTTGCCGTGCATGGCCTGTTTGATCTGGAGGTAAAAGCGGACGGAGACGTCGAAGTCGACTACCACCACCTGGTCGAAGACCTCGGTATCGTAATGGGGGATTGCTTCAGAGAAGCCGTAGGCGACAAGGCAGGGATTAAGCGCTACGGATCCTTCTTTCTTCCGATGGACGAAACGCTCGTCCGCGTGGCGGTAGACGTGAGTAATCGTCCTTGGTTGGAATACGATTTGCCAGCCTCTCCGGGATTTGTGAAAGACTTTAACGTAGGTCTGTTTCGTGAGTTTTTTCAGGGGTTTGTAAATCAAGCTCGAATCAACCTTCACATTCGTCGCGAATGTGGCGTCGAGCCGCACCACCTTGCCGAGGCTGCCTTCAAAGGGACCGCCCGCTCGCTAGATGAGGCAACACAGATCGATCCTCGAAGAGGTGGAGCCATCCCCTCCAGCAAAGAAACGCTCAACGACTAA
- the hisC gene encoding histidinol-phosphate transaminase, whose product MEIRTNVSSYVTPKVLAVDPYVPGAQINEDGWIKLNTNESPFPPSPLVLEAARAEMEKVTLYPNPTSQPLRDAVASFWKIEPAQVICGNGSDDILNLLIRVFSDDSKSAGAMEPSYSLYPILAAINGSRWISVPFTDPFRLPVKEIVAANPNLFFLTCPHAPSGVAFPLSVIEQLAETIDGILVVDEAYGDFASDTTVEILDRHPNLVITRSFSKSFGLAGLRVGYAVASSEIVSLLDRVRDSYNLDRVAQAAGCAALKDWGYFDATIGKITYIRDFYRNEMEGIGWEVYPSQANFLFARPQTAHGDYGPEVAVSLFEFLKSRKILVRYFDSHALTRDFLRISIGDEDQMLTLWETISEWLKKE is encoded by the coding sequence ATGGAAATTCGCACCAATGTTTCATCCTACGTCACACCAAAGGTGTTGGCTGTGGACCCCTATGTTCCGGGAGCGCAAATCAACGAAGACGGGTGGATCAAGCTCAATACCAACGAAAGCCCCTTCCCTCCAAGTCCGCTTGTTCTGGAAGCCGCACGAGCTGAAATGGAGAAGGTGACCCTCTACCCAAATCCTACCTCTCAGCCGCTGAGAGATGCCGTTGCGTCTTTTTGGAAAATTGAACCCGCTCAAGTGATCTGTGGAAACGGATCCGACGACATTCTTAATCTCTTGATTCGTGTTTTCAGCGACGATTCCAAATCCGCGGGCGCGATGGAGCCGAGTTATTCCCTTTATCCGATTCTTGCAGCAATCAATGGATCGAGGTGGATCTCGGTTCCGTTCACTGATCCTTTTAGGCTCCCCGTAAAAGAGATCGTTGCCGCAAATCCCAATCTGTTCTTTCTGACCTGTCCACACGCACCGTCAGGAGTCGCTTTTCCCCTCTCAGTAATCGAGCAGCTGGCTGAAACTATAGATGGGATTCTCGTAGTTGACGAGGCATACGGAGATTTCGCGAGCGACACGACCGTTGAAATCCTCGATCGCCACCCGAACCTGGTCATCACCCGATCTTTCTCCAAATCGTTCGGTCTTGCTGGGCTGCGGGTCGGTTATGCCGTCGCCTCTTCCGAGATCGTCAGCCTTCTCGACCGCGTTCGGGATTCCTACAATTTGGACCGCGTGGCTCAAGCCGCCGGCTGCGCAGCCTTGAAAGACTGGGGTTATTTTGATGCCACTATCGGCAAGATCACCTACATTCGCGACTTCTACCGGAATGAGATGGAAGGCATTGGCTGGGAGGTCTATCCGTCCCAAGCCAACTTTCTCTTCGCGAGGCCACAAACCGCTCATGGTGACTACGGACCGGAGGTGGCCGTCTCACTTTTTGAGTTTCTTAAATCGAGGAAGATCCTTGTCCGCTACTTTGATAGCCACGCCTTGACTCGTGATTTTCTCCGAATCAGTATCGGCGACGAGGATCAGATGCTGACCCTTTGGGAGACGATATCGGAATGGCTGAAAAAAGAATAG